The following coding sequences are from one Sesamum indicum cultivar Zhongzhi No. 13 linkage group LG11, S_indicum_v1.0, whole genome shotgun sequence window:
- the LOC105174192 gene encoding uncharacterized protein LOC105174192, whose product MFDQNEVKRPRNSQMGRKGSELEPTRWGTLILLLMGLVSFSVVYIFMSSVLSPSSSLSASSRTRSLRYVDGSYENDGNNSEFELSGGGECCRGIQGLELWGAAVKWGTEFKFNSSEQCCKACKKMCTGKDGPCLCDSWVFCGNKEACGEKLGECWLKKQKDVLAPDKQETGNKNMWTSGLVFGGGEGIVGLETEYGTLHIKLLPDCSPHSVAYILELLALRHCAGCHFYRAESRGRSWDAKGNHIKDSSFGPPFALIQGTLDAQGLPFNKIQTEHCPTIRRGSVAWVGSGPEFFISLANHEEWKKSYTVFGSVLPEDMVIAEKIAQLPTKPDAWNNINVSVLEQTVPLKIQRVKISSSDMNLNAD is encoded by the exons ATGTTCGATCAAAACGAGGTGAAAAGACCACGAAATAGTCAAATGGGTCGGAAGGGAAGTGAATTGGAGCCTACCAGGTGGGGTACTTTGATCCTCCTCTTGATGGGTTTGGTGTCTTTTTCTGTGGTGTACATTTTCATGTCATCTGTACTGAGCCcttcatcatcattatcagCGAGTTCAAGAACTAGGTCTTTGAGGTATGTTGATGGGAGTTATGAAAATGATGGTAACAATTCGGAGTTTGAATTGAGTGGAGGTGGGGAGTGCTGTAGAGGGATTCAGGGTTTGGAGCTCTGGGGGGCTGCTGTGAAATGGGGCACAGAATTCAAGTTCAATTCCTCTGAACAATGTTGTAAGGCTTGCAAGAAGATGTGTACGGGGAAAGACGGGCCGTGTCTTTGTGATTCATGGGTTTTTTGTGGGAATAAGGAAGCTTGTGGGGAGAAACTTGGTGAG tGTTGGTTGAAGAAACAGAAGGACGTCCTGGCTCCTGATAAGCAGGAAAcaggaaataaaaatatgtggaCATCAGGGCTCGTTTTTGGAGGAGGAGAG GGCATTGTTGGGTTGGAGACAGAGTATGGAACTCTGCACATAAAG CTTTTGCCTGATTGTTCGCCACATTCAGTTGCATACATCCTGGAGTTGTTGGCACTACGCCATTGTGCAGGATGCCATTTCTATCGGGCTGAAAGTCGTGGTCGATCTTGGGATGCGAAAGGAAACCACATAAAAGAT TCCTCGTTTGGCCCTCCATTTGCTCTTATCCAAGGAACTCTAGACGCCCAAGGGCTGCCGTTCAACAAGATTCAAACCGAGCACTGCCCAACCATAAGAAGAGGGTCGGTTGCATGGGTTGGCTCCGGCCCGGAATTCTTCATAAGCCTGGCAAATCACGAAGAGTGGAAGAAGTCGTACACCGTTTTTGGTTCAGTACTTCCAGAAGATATGGTGATCGCCGAGAAAATAGCTCAGCTCCCCACAAAACCAGATGCTTGGAATAACATTAACGTCTCGGTTTTAGAACAGACTGTACCATTGAAGATTCAAAGAGTAAAGATCAGTAGCAGTGACATGAATCTCAATGCTGATTAG
- the LOC105174195 gene encoding glycerol-3-phosphate dehydrogenase SDP6, mitochondrial, translated as MAASIRLRRLGAVAAVAGGACFTVLGDPPMASSDRGAPGPTMTALKQKISDPLSAVPSREVQESALIGSSPANPLDVLVVGGGATGCGVALDAATRGLRVGLVEREDFSSGTSSRSTKLIHGGVRYLEKAVFNLDYGQLKLVFHALEERKQVIDNAPHLCNALPCMTPCFSWFEVIYYWMGLKMYDLVAGKRLLHLSRYYSAQESVGLFPTLTRKGKDQSLKGTVVYYDGQMNDSRLNVALACTAALAGATVLNHAEVISFLRDEGGGRIIGARIRNNLSGKEFDTYAKVVVNAAGPFCDSLRKMADKEAKPMICPSSGVHVVLPDYYSPEGMGLIVPKTKDGRVVFMLPWLGRTVAGTTDSNTTITMLPEPHEDEIEFILDAISDYLNIKVRRVDVLSAWSGIRPLAMDPKAKNTESISRDHVVYEDFPGLVTITGGKWTTYRSMAEDAVDAAIKSGKLSPANKCLTYELQLVGADGWDPASFTVLAQQYVRMKRSHGGKVVPGVMDTAVAKHLSHAYGTFAERVAAIAQNENLGKRLAHGYPILEAEVAYCARHEYCESVVDFIARRSRLAFLDTDAAMRAVPRVIEILACEHKWDRSRQKQEMQKAQEFLETFKSSRNAQFHDGKHN; from the exons ATGGCAGCTTCCATACGCCTACGCCGGCTCGGCGCAGTCGCCGCCGTCGCCGGAGGTGCGTGCTTCACCGTCCTCGGCGATCCTCCTATGGCCTCCAGTGACCGGGGCGCCCCGGGTCCGACCATGACCGCTTTAAAGCAGAAAATTTCGGACCCTTTGAGCGCTGTGCCTTCTCGTGAAGTCCAGGAGTCGGCTTTGATCGGGTCCAGCCCGGCTAACCCCCTGGACGTCCTCGTCGTTGGCGGCGGAGCCACCGGCTGCGGTGTCGCGCTGGATGCCGCCACACGCGGACTTCGTGTCGGGCTTGTTGAGCGAGAGGATTTCTCCTCTGGGACTTCGTCGAGGTCTACTAAACTCATCCATGGAG GAGTTCGCTATTTAGAGAAAGCTGTTTTTAACTTAGATTACGGGCAGTTAAAGCTGGTTTTCCATGCCCTTGAGGAGCGTAAACAAGTTATTGACAATGCTCCCCATCTCTGCAATGCTCTGCCATGTATGACACCATGTTTTAGCTGGTTCGAGGTGATTTACTACTGGATGGGTTTGAAAATGTATGATCTGGTGGCTGGCAAACGCTTGCTCCACTTGTCTAGATATTATTCAGCGCAGGAGTCAGTTGGTCTCTTTCCCACTTTAACAAGAAAGGGAAAAGATCAGAGCTTGAAAGGAACAGTGGTCTATTATGACGGACAAATGAATGATTCACGTCTGAATGTTGCATTGGCATGTACTGCTGCGCTAGCAGGGGCTACTGTACTTAACCATGCTGAAGTGATATCCTTTCTTAGGGATGAGGGTGGTGGGCGGATAATAGGTGCTAGGATAAGAAATAATCTATCAG GCAAGGAGTTTGATACATATGCAAAAGTTGTGGTAAATGCGGCTGGTCCGTTCTGTGATTCCCTGAGGAAGATGGCAGACAAAGAAGCGAAACCAATGATCTGTCCCAGCAGCGGTGTCCATGTTGTGCTTCCTGATTACTATTCTCCGGAAGGGATGGGCTTGATTGTTCCCAAAACTAAGGATGGTCGAGTCGTTTTCATGCTTCCCTGGTTAGGGAGAACAGTTGCTGGTACCACCGACTCAAACACCACTATTACAATGCTACCAGAACCTCATGAGGATGAGATCGAATTCATATTAGATGCCATCTCTGATTATCTTAATATTAAG GTACGCCGAGTAGATGTTTTGTCAGCTTGGAGCGGCATTCGACCATTGGCGATGGATCCTAAAGCTAAAAACACAGAGAGCATCTCCAGAGATCATGTTGTGTATGAAGACTTTCCTGGTTTAGTTACAATCACTGGTGGAAAGTGGACTACATATAGAAG TATGGCAGAGGATGCAGTTGATGCAGCTATAAAGTCAGGAAAGTTGAGCCCAGCAAACAAATGCCTGACATATGAACTACAGCTCGTAGGTGCTGATGGATGGGATCCAGCATCTTTCACTGTATTAGCTCAGCAATACGTGCGCATGAAGAGATCGCACGGTGGGAAGGTCGTTCCAGGCGTAATGGACACTGCTGTAGCAAAGCATTTATCTCATGCTTATGGTACTTTCGCCGAACGTGTAGCTGCCATTGCCCAG AATGAAAATCTGGGGAAAAGGCTAGCCCACGGATACCCAATCCTGGAAGCGGAAGTTGCATACTGTGCTCGGCATGAGTACTGCGAATCAGTGGTGGACTTCATAGCCAGAAGGTCTCGCCTTGCATTTCTCGACACTGACGCTGCTATGAGGGCAGTGCCTCGTGTCATCGAGATATTGGCTTGTGAACACAAATGGGATAGATCGAGGCAAAAGCAGGAAATGCAAAAAGCTCAAGAATTTCTGGAGACCTTCAAGTCATCGAGAAATGCTCAATTCCATGATGGCAAACACAACTAA